CCCTAAACCCGAGCAACTCTATGGAATCCACCAACCCCTACTTTTATAATTCACTAAGATTCAAACAAGAAGGTAAGTTGGTTTCAGTAGGCAATGCTTGGATCATTTTCATACGTAGTCTCCCAAATAAAGAACCTGGCAGCGCTCTGAACTTCCCTGTAATCGGCAACTGCTCGCTTTACCATGACTAGAGTTTCAATATATGGCATCCGGAAAAACAGATTGCAGATTTACCAGCTTACCATCAGCATGGGATTCGGCATTATCTGGGATCAGCGCTGAGCTCAGTCACTTCACATGCTTTATGCCGAAGCAGTATTTGCAGATATTGGTCACTTAAACAGTCTGATTTTGGCATACACTGGGTAAGCGTCCTTCCTGCTCAAGCTTCCTGTTCTCGTCGACTATGCCTTCGTCAAGTTTATGCCAGGTGAACATTGTGCATAAGGTAATTCCTTGGGAGTCACTCTTGGCTTCAGAACTACCAAAAAGATTGGCAGGGCAATTTCTTGACTAATTTCATATAATATTCAATGGTTGCTGATGATAATATTACCAGTGAAACTGACAACATTCTTAATGGCAATCATTCTGATACTGATATGGAGATCCCATTTGCTTCTAGTAAtctttattatgttattatcaTCGGTAGAGTGTAGTTTCTCTATTTAACTTCAGTTGTTTACCCTTTTTGCAGCAGTTATGGTGGTAGACTTgacatcttttttctttttcttaatgaatttttttttctttttgatgattttttttttcttctaggatgatttttcttttttttccccaattattctcatttttcatagatttttcttctttgttcacCAATAAAGTAAACGGAATTTGATGTCAAATTGTCCGTTTTAGATTGAAAACAAACAAGTTAGTTCTTATTCGGGCTACCAAGCTAGCAGCCCGAAGGGGCCAGAGATCAGAAGCTTCTCAAAACATCTGATGATAGCAAGTGAGCAAACTTCCCGTGAGATGCGCAACCATTTCCTGAAGTGTTCGCTGACTCAATCCTTTAAACATATTTCTCAGAAACTCAAGCCCATTCTTAGTCAAAAAGGAAACAATCATGAAGCTCcgctgaagaagaaaaaagtggTGAAAGAGATattaaaaaggtaattttttttctttactagcTTAATACATGTGATTCTGAAATTGTAAAGTAATGAATTTTGCAGGAGACAgaaatttattatcataaattgTAGTAGGTgggcagattttttttttctgcaaaattacttcatctatttatttttcatctgaCTGATTCAAAATCTGAGTtggaatgaagaagaaagtcAGATCCAAATTCAGCGGAGATATTAACCCAATAATGAACCACGAGGCAAATTGTGATTTGGTGAGCAAATTGTAGGGAACGAGATCAgaaacattattaaaataagaaaagtcGACTTCATTTCACggattttcaaacaaaattcagaTAAAAAGCTTTCAATTTTTCACATCGAAAAATGGACTAAAGCCACCCCACCATTGCTTCaccaagaaagaaagaaagcgCAAACtctgataaaaatttatttagcCAAGAAAGCTAGAAACTGAAAAGAAAACCCAGTTGACTTCtggattgattttgaaaaatataatggCTGCTGCAACTGCTAAAGAGTCAAGCGCCGGTGGCGAAACTAGCAATATCAAAGGAGTCCTCACACATGGCGGTCGTTACGTGCAGTACAACGTGTACGGTAACTTGTTTGAGGTCTCCAGCAAGTATGTTCCTCCCATTCGACCCATAGGTCGAGGTGCTTATGGCATTGTTTGGTAAGTTTTTACATTTCCTAAGGATTTTCGTAGGGTTTCTGAGTTCCATgagaaatttatttgatgtaatttgCTTAGAGTGATTTCTTGGAAAGTTGAATGTAAGACAATGAAGAGACTATTTATTCTCTCTATGATTTTGCTTCAGTTGTTGCTACATGGCTGTGGATGATTGATTTCCCGGGTTTTTTTATGagatttactttgaattttttttggttttttattgaACGATGGGATGTCTGTTTCAGCATAATTGTTTATCTTATGGAGATAAACGGCAGAAGGGGACAACAATATggtgtttttattgtttatttaagttgatttagCCTCTTCTACAAGTTTGATGACAATTAAATTGCTATAATTTTGGCTTGATACTTAAGTGTTACTTAGCTGCTTGGAACTTTTAAAATTGGGGACTGTATGTTTGTGATTTTTCACTCTAGCAACAGATTTCTTTAACTTGTTGTTTAGTTGATGACTTTGTTGTGTCTGGAATATATTGGTGTAGTGCTGCTGTAAACTCGGAGACACATGAGGAGGTTGCCATTAAGAAGATTGGTAATGCATTTGACAACCGAATAGATGCAAAAAGGACGTTGAGAGAAATCAAGCTTCTTCGTCACATGAGCCATGAAAATGTAAGTTGTGTATCTCTCTGACTAGAATATTAGATCTTTGGTTTATGCTTCAGAGTTATCCTGAACTCTCATGATGATAATATCACCCCATACCCTTGATCTCATGATTTATTGTTTACTTATAAAAAGGCTTTCAGATGAACTATGACCTGCAGGCTTAAGATGGTAAAAATGCTTatacttgaattttttatttagtggATGTGTCATAACACAGTACATGGGTAGATCTCTGTTTGAGAGTTGATAGTCCTTTCTTTGAAATCTGCTCATGGTTAGtaccttttctttatttcatttatagTGGATGCCTTGTGAAAAAGCCAGGGAGCAATTAGAGGTGCTGTGTGGACTTCTGAATCTTACACTCTGCAGAGAAAGATTGATGATGTCAAATGCCTGATACTTGTGGCATGttacatattataatttaatttcacatGGATATCCACTTATCAGAACCAGAGTTGTTTAAATATGCATTGTCTATCATCAACTTTCAGTGGGTTAGATTTATTCTCCCCGGGAAGTAGCTTTACATGTATCACTCATTTTGTATGTGGACCTTCTATTTCTAACAAGTTTTTGTGTATCCAACAGGTCATTGCTATCCAGGACATCATACGGCCCCCCAAAAAGGATACGTTCAATGATGTTTACATTGTTTATGAATTAATGGACACTGATCTTCATCAGATAATTCGTTCCAACCAACCACTAACAGATGATCATTGTCAGGTTTGTTACTAGCAGTAATTTTTGGGTTTGCAACTTGTCAATAGAACtacttttatcaaaatattggcATACATGAGACATCACTTTGCTTCTTATTTCTTATTATAGTTCTTTAATCACACAGGATGATTTTGtatcttgataatatatttctaattccCCTTTTTTTCTGATTAAGATGTTGACGGAGGGATGATTTCTAGGTCCTAATgtggaaaattatttattttttagattgttGCATTTCTGCACTGGACACACATTCTACCTATGTAGTTTTTACATGTGGGAGTACATTGATTTGTTTCTAGAATATGCTAGGTTTGAAACTGATTTTGACATTgggtttgaaaaaacttttgCAGTATTTCTTATATCAGTTGTTACGAGGACTGAAATATGTACACTCAGCTAATGTCCTGCACCGTGATCTCAAGCCCAGCAACTTGCTTCTCAATGCCAATTGTGACCTTAAAATTGGAGACTTTGGTTTGGCAAGGACTACTTCTGAAACAGATTTTATGACTGAGTATGTTGTCACTCGTTGGTACCGAGCACCAGAGTTGCTCCTCAATTGTACAGAGTACACTGCTGCAATTGATATATGGTCTGTGGGTTGCATACTTGGTGAAGTTATGACAAGAGAACCTTTGTTTCCTGGGAAAGATTATGTCCATCAGCTCAGACTTATCACTGAGGTATGGCTATGGGTGGTTGGTGAGACTTATTTAAACTGAAGTTGTGAAATTATCTTTGCTGCCGTTCTACAGAATCTACAGTAGCTCATTATTACTGGTATATTACAACCTAAATCAAAAGGCACCAACGCAG
The sequence above is a segment of the Mangifera indica cultivar Alphonso unplaced genomic scaffold, CATAS_Mindica_2.1 Un_0108, whole genome shotgun sequence genome. Coding sequences within it:
- the LOC123207826 gene encoding mitogen-activated protein kinase homolog MMK2-like isoform X2, whose protein sequence is MAAATAKESSAGGETSNIKGVLTHGGRYVQYNVYGNLFEVSSKYVPPIRPIGRGAYGIVCAAVNSETHEEVAIKKIGNAFDNRIDAKRTLREIKLLRHMSHENVIAIQDIIRPPKKDTFNDVYIVYELMDTDLHQIIRSNQPLTDDHCQYFLYQLLRGLKYVHSANVLHRDLKPSNLLLNANCDLKIGDFGLARTTSETDFMTEYVVTRWYRAPELLLNCTEYTAAIDIWSVGCILGEVMTREPLFPGKDYVHQLRLITELIGSPDDASLGFLRSDNARRYVRQLPQCRKQNFSTRFPNKSAGAVDLLEKMLVFDPNKRITVDEALCHPYVASLHDINDEPVCLRPFSFDFEHSSCTEDHIKELIWRESVKFNPDPTY
- the LOC123207826 gene encoding mitogen-activated protein kinase homolog MMK2-like isoform X1 — protein: MPSSSLCQVNIVHKIENKQVSSYSGYQASSPKGPEIRSFSKHLMIASEQTSREMRNHFLKCSLTQSFKHISQKLKPILSQKGNNHEAPLKKKKVVKEILKSAAVNSETHEEVAIKKIGNAFDNRIDAKRTLREIKLLRHMSHENVIAIQDIIRPPKKDTFNDVYIVYELMDTDLHQIIRSNQPLTDDHCQYFLYQLLRGLKYVHSANVLHRDLKPSNLLLNANCDLKIGDFGLARTTSETDFMTEYVVTRWYRAPELLLNCTEYTAAIDIWSVGCILGEVMTREPLFPGKDYVHQLRLITELIGSPDDASLGFLRSDNARRYVRQLPQCRKQNFSTRFPNKSAGAVDLLEKMLVFDPNKRITVDEALCHPYVASLHDINDEPVCLRPFSFDFEHSSCTEDHIKELIWRESVKFNPDPTY